Proteins from a single region of Syntrophales bacterium:
- a CDS encoding aminopeptidase has protein sequence MKKTTDILSEEYLKRYADVLVWGLETARKGRYRKGNIILIQYDRAALRLAELLYEKIISRGMHPVQRSSLSPAMELSFFEKSGAGQLVFLPPGEKELYRNLHGRIYLHAPESLTHLKDVDSAKIGKALVARKQLRDIIETREQQGDYGWTLCTFPTEELARQARTTTAAYTDQIIRACYLDQNNPVEKWKEIRRNAAAIKKWLGSLRTAWFHIESAGCDLWISPGEQRQWLGVSGHNIPSFELFISPDWRGTKGTYYANLPSYRSGNYVGGVKLTFEKGEAVAISAQKGEDFTIRQLAMDKGARRLGEFSLTDRRFSHIDMFMADTLFDENFGGAHGNCHIAVGASYTDTFSGDQTSMTPALKKKLGFNDSALHWDMVNTEPKTVTAHLKTGEKLLIYENGCFKH, from the coding sequence ATGAAAAAAACAACGGATATCCTGAGCGAGGAATACCTGAAAAGATACGCCGACGTCCTGGTCTGGGGACTGGAAACGGCCCGGAAAGGCCGCTATCGCAAGGGAAACATCATCCTGATTCAGTACGACCGGGCGGCCCTGCGCCTGGCGGAGCTGCTCTATGAAAAGATAATCTCCCGGGGGATGCACCCCGTGCAGCGGAGCAGCCTGTCCCCGGCTATGGAGCTTTCCTTTTTTGAAAAATCGGGGGCCGGTCAGCTCGTTTTTCTGCCGCCGGGAGAAAAGGAACTCTACAGAAATCTCCATGGCCGTATCTACCTGCACGCTCCCGAATCGTTGACCCACCTAAAAGACGTTGATTCAGCGAAAATCGGCAAGGCGCTGGTAGCCCGCAAGCAGCTCCGCGACATTATCGAGACGCGCGAACAGCAGGGCGATTACGGCTGGACACTCTGCACCTTCCCGACCGAGGAACTCGCCCGGCAAGCCCGGACGACTACAGCCGCATATACCGACCAGATAATCAGGGCCTGCTACCTGGATCAAAACAATCCGGTAGAAAAGTGGAAGGAAATCAGGCGTAACGCGGCAGCCATCAAAAAATGGCTGGGGAGTTTGCGTACGGCCTGGTTTCACATAGAATCAGCCGGCTGCGACCTATGGATATCTCCCGGGGAACAGCGGCAGTGGCTGGGAGTCTCCGGACACAATATCCCGAGTTTCGAGCTTTTTATCTCCCCGGACTGGCGGGGGACAAAGGGCACATACTACGCAAATCTGCCTTCTTATCGCAGCGGCAACTATGTGGGGGGGGTAAAACTCACCTTTGAAAAGGGTGAGGCAGTGGCAATCAGCGCTCAGAAAGGCGAGGATTTCACCATTCGCCAGCTCGCCATGGACAAAGGCGCCAGACGGCTCGGCGAGTTTTCGCTGACCGATCGTCGTTTCTCCCACATCGACATGTTCATGGCCGACACCCTTTTCGACGAGAATTTCGGCGGCGCCCATGGAAACTGCCATATCGCCGTCGGCGCATCTTATACAGACACATTCTCCGGAGACCAAACCTCGATGACCCCGGCCTTGAAGAAAAAGCTGGGCTTCAACGACTCGGCCCTGCACTGGGACATGGTAAACACGGAGCCCAAAACGGTCACGGCCCATCTGAAGACGGGCGAGAAGCTTCTGATCTACGAAAACGGCTGTTTTAAGCACTGA
- a CDS encoding type II toxin-antitoxin system RelE/ParE family toxin produces MLTRTMFKVEYSKSARKALKAMPRNVAEFIVEKIGTLAADPFSSNNKVRKLTSHPGYRLRVGDWRIAYLIYERALLIAVVRIAPRGEAYQ; encoded by the coding sequence ATGCTAACCAGAACCATGTTCAAGGTCGAATACTCGAAATCAGCCCGCAAGGCGTTGAAAGCCATGCCGCGCAATGTGGCTGAATTTATTGTCGAAAAGATCGGGACGCTGGCGGCTGATCCGTTTTCTTCCAACAACAAAGTCCGGAAACTGACCAGCCATCCGGGCTATCGGTTACGGGTAGGAGACTGGCGGATTGCGTACCTGATTTACGAACGGGCGCTGCTGATTGCCGTGGTGCGAATCGCGCCCAGAGGAGAGGCATACCAATGA
- a CDS encoding MoaD/ThiS family protein encodes MSIKTMIHPFLNDGKELQLEIDGNTVGECLRSILQQYPAMEKKMFDKKGRIKGYIEVLVNDHGIGTDELAYAVKDGDSMTIIVFLSGG; translated from the coding sequence ATGAGCATCAAAACAATGATCCACCCTTTTCTTAATGACGGCAAGGAACTTCAACTCGAGATTGACGGAAATACTGTGGGGGAATGCCTGCGGTCGATATTGCAGCAGTATCCGGCCATGGAAAAGAAGATGTTCGACAAAAAAGGCAGGATAAAAGGCTATATTGAGGTTCTCGTAAATGACCATGGGATTGGCACGGATGAACTGGCATATGCAGTTAAGGATGGCGACTCCATGACTATTATAGTTTTTCTGTCCGGGGGCTGA
- the pstS gene encoding phosphate ABC transporter substrate-binding protein PstS, with protein sequence MKKIFQTVMVLTLLLSFTQVWAADTINGAGASFPFPIYSAWAFDYNKATGVKLNYQSIGSGGGIRQITERTVDFGATDAPLKTEQLAKAKLLQFPAVIGGVVPVVNIAGVNSGDIRFDSDTLAKIFLGEIKYWDDNKIKSLNTKLNLAHSEITVVHRSDGSGTTAVFTEYLNGVSPDWKKKVGAGTSVQWPVGIGGKGNEGVAQYTRSTPNSIGYVEFAYAEQNKMTYALLKNGAGTFVTPSFDAFEDAADTATFDAKNHFYLWLVNAPGKNSWPIAGATFILLAQEKPDSNKKVINFYDWSFKNGDSKAKELIYVPLPKSLKDKIRAYWKANGLQ encoded by the coding sequence ATGAAAAAGATTTTCCAAACGGTAATGGTCTTGACATTATTATTGTCATTTACACAGGTGTGGGCAGCAGATACGATTAACGGCGCCGGGGCCTCGTTTCCTTTCCCTATTTACTCGGCCTGGGCCTTTGATTACAACAAGGCAACTGGTGTCAAGCTTAATTACCAATCCATCGGTTCAGGCGGCGGCATCAGGCAAATCACGGAAAGAACTGTTGATTTCGGCGCCACTGACGCACCCCTGAAAACGGAGCAGCTTGCCAAAGCCAAGCTGCTGCAATTCCCCGCTGTGATCGGCGGCGTGGTGCCGGTAGTAAACATTGCCGGGGTAAATTCAGGTGACATCAGGTTTGATTCCGACACCTTGGCCAAGATATTTCTGGGAGAAATCAAATACTGGGACGATAACAAGATCAAGTCCTTGAATACCAAACTGAATCTTGCTCATAGTGAAATTACGGTTGTCCACAGATCAGATGGCTCAGGGACGACGGCCGTATTTACAGAATATCTGAACGGAGTCTCCCCCGACTGGAAAAAGAAAGTAGGCGCAGGTACGTCAGTACAGTGGCCGGTCGGTATCGGAGGCAAAGGAAATGAGGGAGTGGCGCAATATACGCGATCGACGCCAAACTCGATTGGCTATGTGGAATTTGCCTATGCCGAACAGAACAAGATGACCTACGCTCTGCTAAAAAACGGCGCCGGCACCTTTGTAACACCCAGTTTCGATGCTTTTGAGGACGCTGCCGATACGGCCACTTTTGATGCAAAGAATCATTTTTATCTCTGGTTAGTAAATGCACCGGGTAAAAATTCCTGGCCCATCGCCGGCGCAACCTTTATCCTCTTGGCACAGGAAAAGCCGGATTCCAACAAAAAGGTAATCAACTTCTACGACTGGTCCTTCAAGAACGGCGACAGTAAGGCTAAAGAACTGATCTATGTCCCCTTACCGAAATCCTTAAAGGATAAAATCAGGGCCTACTGGAAGGCAAACGGCCTGCAATAG
- a CDS encoding HesA/MoeB/ThiF family protein — protein sequence MEKGEITLDDQELTRYSRQIMYPDFGETGQRCLKRSHVLIAGLGGLGSPNATNLIYAGIGKLTLIDCDVVDLSNLNRQTLHWEKDVGALKVVSGSVKLAAMNSKTEIRPLNVRITADNAGELLAGVDLVVDCMDNMETRFVLNESCVKKGVPFIHGGVTGLDGQLTTIIPGKTPCLECIYPRGIGGGKRAPFPIFGATAALVASLQTMEAIKLLTGFGDLLAGKMLFVSGEGMEFTTIEIERKKDCPICGGGNR from the coding sequence ATGGAAAAAGGGGAAATAACACTGGATGACCAGGAGTTGACGAGATATTCGCGCCAAATTATGTATCCCGACTTCGGGGAAACCGGGCAGCGCTGTTTGAAAAGGTCCCATGTGCTGATCGCCGGCTTGGGCGGTCTGGGTTCTCCCAATGCTACGAATCTGATTTATGCGGGCATCGGGAAGCTGACGCTTATTGACTGCGACGTTGTCGATCTTTCCAACCTCAATCGCCAGACACTGCACTGGGAAAAGGATGTCGGCGCGCTGAAAGTAGTTTCCGGTTCGGTAAAACTGGCTGCAATGAATTCAAAAACAGAGATAAGGCCTTTGAATGTGAGGATAACGGCGGACAATGCCGGGGAATTGCTCGCAGGGGTTGATCTGGTCGTGGATTGCATGGATAATATGGAGACGCGATTTGTCCTGAATGAAAGTTGCGTGAAAAAAGGCGTGCCCTTCATCCACGGTGGCGTCACGGGCTTGGACGGGCAGCTTACCACAATCATTCCCGGGAAAACCCCTTGCCTCGAGTGTATTTATCCGCGGGGCATCGGTGGAGGAAAAAGGGCTCCTTTCCCGATTTTTGGCGCTACTGCGGCCCTTGTTGCCTCATTGCAGACCATGGAAGCCATAAAACTGCTGACCGGATTCGGCGATCTGCTCGCCGGGAAAATGCTCTTTGTCAGCGGGGAGGGCATGGAGTTTACCACTATTGAAATTGAAAGAAAGAAAGACTGTCCAATTTGCGGGGGAGGCAATAGATGA
- a CDS encoding GntR family transcriptional regulator — MEKVLLNKPPAQRRLSVRENTYQKLKEAIFSNRFIPGERLAEEQIAAELGVSRTPVREALHRLEQDGFIEPLEKRGFCIPDNSPEEIRDIFALRAALEGHALRLICRRITDEQIGLLQEIVNKAEIAILQKKVDDLSRANLAFHDALMEMIAYKCHFYNFIVNMRQYVLRYRKGTLPNFGVGERCVDGHRMILLALKLRDEELCEKVMKRHIQTSGEDALRLSLEKLQ, encoded by the coding sequence ATGGAAAAGGTCCTGCTAAATAAACCCCCTGCACAACGACGATTATCCGTTCGGGAAAATACCTATCAAAAACTGAAGGAGGCAATTTTTTCCAATAGATTCATTCCGGGCGAGCGGTTGGCGGAAGAGCAGATCGCCGCGGAGCTGGGGGTGAGCCGAACGCCGGTGCGGGAAGCTCTCCATCGGCTCGAACAGGATGGATTCATCGAACCTCTTGAAAAAAGGGGATTTTGCATCCCGGATAATTCTCCCGAAGAGATTAGAGACATCTTCGCCTTGCGGGCGGCCTTGGAGGGGCATGCCCTCCGGCTGATCTGCAGGCGGATTACCGATGAGCAGATCGGGCTGCTTCAGGAAATTGTAAATAAGGCGGAAATCGCCATTCTGCAAAAAAAGGTTGATGATCTTTCCAGAGCCAATCTGGCGTTCCACGATGCCCTGATGGAAATGATCGCGTACAAGTGCCACTTTTATAATTTTATTGTCAATATGAGACAATATGTTCTGAGATATCGGAAAGGCACCCTGCCGAACTTTGGGGTGGGGGAAAGGTGTGTGGATGGCCATCGCATGATCCTGCTGGCATTGAAGCTCCGGGATGAGGAACTGTGCGAAAAGGTGATGAAGAGGCACATTCAGACTTCCGGGGAAGATGCGCTTCGGCTCAGCCTCGAGAAACTGCAATAA
- a CDS encoding aminotransferase class V-fold PLP-dependent enzyme: MSYYSGRHFLQIPGPTNVPEQVLRAMAKPTIDHRGPEFKALGMEVLAGLKPVFKTTEPVIIFASSGTGAWEAGLVNTLSPGDKVLMFETGHFATLWKNMAIGLGLEVDFVPGDWRHGVDPAVVEAKLSEDRNHQIKSVNVVHNETSTGVLSRIGEIRKAIDRAGHPALFMVDTISSLGSADYRHDEWGVDVTVGCSQKGLMLPPGLGFNAVSAKALAAAKDSRLPKSYWSWEAMLGVNKDGFFPTSPSTNLLYGLRESLYLLNEEGLENVFARHIRHGEATRRALKTWGIENLCLNPEEYSPVLTTVLMPEEKGADAFRGAVLEKFNMSLGSGLGKLKDRVFRIGHLGDLNDLMLIGTLGGVEMGFTLAGVAHQKGGVMAAMEYLTAC, encoded by the coding sequence ATGTCGTATTACAGTGGTCGTCATTTTTTACAGATTCCGGGGCCAACCAATGTTCCCGAGCAGGTGCTCAGGGCCATGGCCAAACCGACCATCGATCACCGCGGGCCGGAGTTCAAGGCGCTGGGGATGGAGGTTTTGGCCGGGCTGAAACCTGTTTTCAAGACAACCGAACCGGTCATTATTTTTGCGTCGTCAGGGACCGGCGCCTGGGAGGCGGGGCTCGTCAACACCCTTTCGCCCGGCGACAAGGTGCTGATGTTTGAAACCGGGCACTTTGCAACCCTTTGGAAAAACATGGCCATAGGCCTGGGGTTGGAGGTTGACTTTGTCCCGGGCGACTGGCGGCATGGGGTGGATCCAGCCGTGGTCGAGGCCAAACTTTCCGAGGATCGCAATCATCAGATAAAGTCCGTCAATGTAGTCCACAACGAGACCTCCACGGGAGTGCTGAGCCGGATTGGGGAAATTCGCAAGGCCATCGATCGTGCCGGTCACCCCGCCCTGTTCATGGTTGATACGATCTCTTCGCTGGGGTCTGCCGATTACCGCCATGACGAATGGGGCGTAGATGTGACAGTCGGCTGTTCCCAGAAGGGGCTGATGCTTCCTCCTGGTCTCGGCTTCAACGCCGTCAGCGCCAAAGCCCTTGCCGCCGCAAAGGATTCGCGGCTTCCGAAGTCTTACTGGTCGTGGGAGGCGATGCTTGGCGTCAACAAGGATGGTTTCTTCCCCACTTCTCCTTCGACCAACCTGCTCTATGGCCTCCGGGAATCTCTTTATCTGCTTAATGAGGAGGGGTTGGAAAACGTCTTCGCGCGTCATATCCGCCATGGCGAAGCGACAAGGCGGGCGCTTAAAACTTGGGGAATTGAGAATCTCTGCCTCAATCCGGAAGAGTACAGCCCGGTGCTGACGACGGTGCTGATGCCGGAGGAGAAAGGGGCCGACGCCTTTCGGGGGGCGGTGCTGGAGAAGTTCAACATGTCTTTGGGCAGCGGTTTGGGCAAGCTCAAGGATCGGGTCTTTCGCATCGGCCATTTGGGGGATCTGAATGACCTGATGCTGATAGGAACGCTCGGCGGCGTGGAGATGGGATTCACCCTGGCGGGTGTGGCTCATCAGAAGGGCGGTGTAATGGCGGCGATGGAGTATCTGACTGCCTGTTGA
- a CDS encoding GGDEF domain-containing protein → MMFNAQMAHNNQPVVVLSSRQEASSKRILTELIETQQILPHFQPVIDLMTTSVLGFEILSRGAPPLAMPKQMFAEAKRLGMTWELETACRSAALRKISSLPETFQSALFFINVSPDIFSDPRFVERFTQTQLKEFGIDQNRIVIEITEEKSVADFMQFEKLVSHYANQGFKIALDDFGSGYSGLITLIASTPHYLKLDIALVHDIQKHEYKQKLVKAIIAFASSVNARVIAEGVETVEELEVLIRYGVRYVQGFLLGMPASEPYALPDVWKNTITNLVAKYDLAKVDIDERIGSLVILPMTIAKGTMTCQVLGQIFTKATHLDHVVIIDGGDITGMVTRQSFYARTGGAFGYELFHKKPIEFICKQRPLIVEEKITVTTMANLAMDRLPEDLYDPVIILDAQNKFLGTVTMKQVMTKAVELEVRSAMGVNPLTNLPGNNIIHRWIHEVLTWPEYSVVYADLDQFKGFNDVYGFLMGDEMLMLTARVLTEWCDRLPEGSRLGHIGGDDFVIVSRGLIPEELMEALCRMFDHAKLDLFKHSDIERGYIEANDRNGTMIRMPLVTLSLAIIDSASIWTNPHPALFSECAASLKKKVKRLTSSTGKSGFAYEQRQSVTNI, encoded by the coding sequence ATGATGTTCAATGCACAGATGGCACATAATAATCAGCCGGTGGTGGTCCTATCCTCTCGACAAGAGGCAAGCAGTAAAAGGATTTTAACTGAATTGATCGAAACGCAGCAGATACTTCCCCATTTTCAACCGGTAATCGATCTGATGACTACCTCGGTGCTGGGATTTGAAATCCTCTCCCGGGGCGCTCCTCCCTTGGCAATGCCAAAACAGATGTTTGCGGAAGCCAAACGCTTAGGAATGACCTGGGAGCTGGAAACAGCGTGCCGCAGCGCCGCCTTACGGAAGATTTCATCACTGCCCGAAACATTTCAATCAGCTCTGTTTTTTATCAACGTGAGCCCCGATATTTTCAGCGATCCGCGTTTCGTGGAACGATTCACCCAAACGCAGCTTAAAGAATTCGGCATCGATCAAAATCGGATTGTCATTGAAATTACGGAAGAGAAGTCAGTTGCCGATTTTATGCAATTTGAAAAATTGGTCTCCCATTATGCTAATCAAGGGTTCAAAATCGCCCTTGATGATTTCGGTTCGGGCTATTCCGGCCTGATTACCCTGATCGCTTCCACGCCCCATTACTTGAAACTCGATATAGCACTGGTGCATGATATCCAAAAGCATGAATACAAGCAGAAACTGGTCAAGGCCATTATCGCCTTTGCCTCCAGCGTGAATGCCCGGGTGATTGCCGAAGGCGTGGAAACCGTCGAGGAGCTGGAAGTGTTAATCCGCTATGGCGTCCGGTATGTTCAGGGCTTTCTCCTCGGTATGCCCGCAAGCGAGCCCTATGCCCTGCCAGATGTATGGAAAAACACTATAACAAACCTGGTCGCCAAATACGACTTAGCCAAGGTTGATATTGATGAACGGATTGGTTCCCTGGTCATCCTCCCGATGACGATCGCCAAAGGAACGATGACCTGTCAGGTACTGGGGCAAATTTTCACAAAGGCGACCCATCTGGATCATGTGGTAATCATCGATGGGGGGGACATAACGGGCATGGTTACCCGTCAATCGTTCTATGCCCGGACCGGGGGGGCCTTTGGGTACGAGCTTTTTCACAAAAAACCGATTGAATTTATCTGCAAACAGCGTCCGTTAATAGTGGAAGAGAAAATTACCGTGACGACTATGGCGAATCTGGCCATGGACCGCTTGCCGGAAGATCTGTACGATCCGGTGATTATTCTTGACGCTCAGAACAAGTTTTTGGGAACCGTGACGATGAAACAAGTCATGACCAAGGCCGTGGAACTGGAGGTGCGCTCCGCGATGGGTGTTAATCCCCTGACCAACCTGCCGGGCAACAACATCATTCACCGCTGGATTCATGAGGTTTTGACGTGGCCGGAGTATTCCGTTGTCTATGCCGATCTGGATCAATTCAAGGGTTTCAATGATGTCTACGGATTTCTCATGGGCGATGAGATGCTGATGTTGACGGCGCGCGTGCTTACGGAATGGTGCGATCGCCTGCCGGAAGGTAGCCGTCTGGGACATATCGGCGGCGATGATTTTGTGATTGTCAGCCGCGGTTTAATCCCGGAAGAGCTCATGGAGGCGTTGTGCCGCATGTTTGATCATGCCAAGCTCGATCTGTTCAAACACTCGGACATCGAACGAGGGTACATTGAGGCCAATGATCGTAATGGTACGATGATAAGAATGCCGCTCGTGACCTTGAGTCTGGCCATCATCGACAGCGCCAGTATATGGACCAATCCTCATCCGGCCCTCTTTTCCGAATGTGCCGCCTCGCTGAAAAAAAAGGTCAAGCGTCTGACAAGCTCAACGGGAAAGAGCGGCTTTGCCTATGAGCAGCGGCAGTCTGTAACAAATATTTAA
- a CDS encoding undecaprenyl-diphosphate phosphatase has product MEIATALILGIVEGFSEFLPISSTGHLILAGKLLGLAESDFVKSFDIAIQLGAILSVVVLYWRELLVNWETIKKVAVAFLPTGVIGFVLYKIIKNILLGSTAVVLWSLLIGGIILIVFEMLHREKDDATKSLSEITYMQSFLIGVFQSLAVIPGVSRSAATIVGGLILGMKRTIIVEFSFLLAVPTMLAATVYDLYKNGAIFSVLQLNYLAVGFLTSFIVALASIKFLIRFVQNHTFILFGIYRIALVLVWFALF; this is encoded by the coding sequence GTGGAGATAGCAACAGCACTCATTCTTGGCATCGTCGAAGGTTTTTCGGAGTTTCTGCCGATTTCGTCCACCGGCCACCTGATCCTCGCCGGGAAGCTGCTCGGACTTGCGGAGAGCGATTTCGTAAAGAGTTTTGACATAGCCATCCAGTTGGGGGCGATACTCTCCGTAGTCGTCCTGTATTGGCGAGAGCTGCTTGTCAATTGGGAAACGATCAAAAAGGTGGCCGTCGCCTTTCTGCCGACCGGCGTAATCGGCTTTGTCCTCTACAAAATCATCAAAAACATCCTCCTCGGCTCAACGGCTGTCGTCCTCTGGTCGCTCCTTATCGGGGGAATCATCCTTATCGTCTTCGAGATGCTTCATCGCGAAAAAGACGACGCGACAAAATCTCTCTCCGAAATTACATACATGCAGTCGTTTCTGATCGGCGTTTTTCAGTCGCTTGCCGTCATCCCCGGGGTATCCCGTTCCGCGGCGACGATCGTCGGGGGGCTGATCCTCGGCATGAAAAGGACAATAATTGTCGAATTTTCCTTTCTGCTGGCCGTTCCGACGATGCTCGCCGCAACGGTTTACGACCTGTATAAAAACGGCGCCATCTTCTCCGTCTTGCAGCTCAATTATCTGGCAGTCGGGTTTTTAACCTCCTTCATCGTCGCTTTGGCGAGCATCAAATTTCTGATCCGTTTCGTACAGAACCACACGTTCATCCTCTTCGGCATTTACCGTATCGCCCTTGTCCTCGTCTGGTTTGCGCTCTTTTAA
- a CDS encoding DsbC family protein, producing the protein MKKTFAILYISLLLALLPTVTAVAATPEESFRKSFPAIHADSIKPTPVAGLYEVTVGSQIVYYAPGQEYLIYGPIVTSKGENLTEKRSAELIGIKIKAAPLDKAIRIGNGKHQIVEITDIDCPYCRKASTYLAGRKDLTRYVFLLPAASHKDAKAKTLQVFCAADPAKAYEEAMAGKLDDMKLSPCKAPAAAEELLKAHQEIGRQVGVTGTPLFLIDGQVVLGADMARIEKILNAK; encoded by the coding sequence ATGAAAAAGACATTTGCAATATTGTACATCTCGTTACTGCTGGCGTTGCTGCCCACAGTAACAGCCGTCGCGGCAACACCGGAAGAGTCTTTTCGCAAGAGCTTCCCCGCAATCCACGCGGATAGCATCAAGCCTACCCCGGTCGCCGGCCTGTATGAAGTTACGGTGGGGAGCCAAATTGTCTATTACGCCCCGGGACAGGAATACCTGATCTATGGGCCGATTGTAACAAGCAAGGGGGAAAACCTCACCGAAAAGAGATCCGCCGAGCTCATCGGCATAAAAATAAAAGCCGCTCCCCTCGACAAGGCCATCCGAATCGGGAACGGAAAACATCAGATCGTCGAGATCACCGATATTGACTGCCCCTACTGCCGAAAAGCGTCAACTTACCTTGCCGGCAGAAAGGATTTGACCCGCTACGTTTTTCTGCTACCGGCAGCTTCGCACAAGGACGCGAAGGCAAAAACGCTTCAGGTCTTCTGCGCCGCTGATCCAGCAAAGGCCTATGAGGAGGCAATGGCCGGCAAACTGGACGACATGAAGTTATCCCCCTGCAAAGCGCCGGCTGCGGCGGAGGAACTCCTGAAGGCGCACCAGGAAATCGGCAGGCAGGTGGGCGTGACCGGAACGCCGCTCTTTCTTATCGACGGACAGGTTGTCCTGGGGGCGGATATGGCGCGCATTGAAAAAATCCTGAACGCGAAATGA
- a CDS encoding polyprenyl synthetase family protein — protein sequence MQMQDVFHYFGNDLKRAGEYMETYLESEVKLIPEIVHHLIGGGGKRFRPLLLLAAAELCGYRGERRYPLSAVIEFIHTATLFHDDVVDHAETRRGRISANRIWGNEASVLIGDFLYSKSFKLMIEDGNLAILKLISQTTNMMSEGEVFQLMKAGDVNTTEEEYLAIVEKKTAILISAACAIGGIIADAKEEQVAALTRFGMGLGTAFQITDDALDYVGKEEEFGKAIGQDIRDGKLTMPLIRTLKKCTQEEKTLVQNGVKNRDEDSAAAIMKLINRYDGIPYSLQKAKKYVAEAKGFLAKFADSDAKTALFTVADYVVGRRV from the coding sequence ATGCAGATGCAGGATGTCTTTCATTATTTCGGCAACGATCTGAAACGGGCCGGGGAATATATGGAAACCTACCTCGAGTCGGAGGTAAAGCTGATCCCGGAGATCGTCCATCACCTGATTGGCGGCGGGGGAAAGCGTTTCCGCCCCCTGTTGCTCTTGGCAGCGGCGGAGCTCTGCGGCTACCGGGGCGAGCGCCGCTACCCGCTTTCCGCGGTGATCGAGTTCATCCACACCGCCACGCTCTTTCATGACGACGTCGTTGACCATGCGGAAACAAGGCGCGGGAGGATCTCCGCAAACCGCATCTGGGGCAACGAGGCCAGTGTGCTGATTGGCGATTTCCTGTACTCAAAATCTTTCAAGCTGATGATCGAAGACGGAAACCTTGCCATCCTCAAGCTTATCTCGCAGACGACAAACATGATGTCGGAAGGAGAGGTTTTTCAATTGATGAAGGCGGGGGACGTCAATACCACCGAAGAGGAGTACCTGGCGATTGTCGAGAAAAAAACGGCTATCCTCATCTCCGCCGCGTGCGCCATCGGCGGAATTATCGCCGACGCAAAGGAGGAACAGGTCGCTGCCCTCACCCGCTTCGGCATGGGGTTGGGAACCGCCTTTCAAATCACCGACGACGCCCTCGATTATGTCGGCAAAGAAGAGGAATTCGGCAAGGCGATCGGCCAGGATATCCGCGACGGGAAACTGACCATGCCGCTTATTCGCACCCTCAAAAAATGCACTCAGGAGGAAAAAACCCTCGTGCAGAACGGGGTTAAAAACAGGGATGAGGATTCGGCGGCTGCGATCATGAAGCTGATAAACCGCTATGACGGCATCCCCTACTCGCTGCAAAAAGCCAAAAAATACGTTGCAGAGGCAAAGGGGTTTCTTGCTAAATTTGCTGATTCGGACGCCAAAACAGCGCTCTTTACCGTCGCAGACTACGTTGTCGGACGGCGTGTCTAA
- a CDS encoding helix-turn-helix transcriptional regulator, with protein sequence MKAQIIEKDGRPEFAVIPYVDYEHFLELIEDEADARAIAEFHTDYAAGRAFLVPEDILRRELAGESPVKLWRMQRKLTQQELAGRAGISKPYLSQIETGKRQGTVETLKAIARTLDVPPDVLID encoded by the coding sequence ATGAAAGCACAGATCATCGAAAAAGACGGTCGCCCCGAATTCGCGGTGATCCCCTACGTTGATTATGAACATTTTCTTGAATTGATCGAGGATGAGGCCGACGCGCGCGCCATTGCCGAATTCCACACAGACTATGCCGCGGGGAGAGCCTTTCTGGTTCCCGAGGATATCCTACGCCGGGAACTTGCTGGCGAATCGCCGGTGAAACTCTGGCGCATGCAGCGCAAACTGACCCAGCAGGAACTCGCCGGACGGGCAGGGATAAGTAAGCCTTACCTGTCCCAGATCGAAACGGGCAAGCGGCAGGGAACTGTCGAAACACTGAAAGCGATTGCCCGCACCCTCGACGTGCCGCCGGATGTGCTCATTGACTGA